A section of the Streptomyces sp. Je 1-369 genome encodes:
- a CDS encoding amidohydrolase gives MTEQYADLIVVGGHVRTPTGRADGLAVRAGVIETVGTREDVLRRRGPDTRVRDVAGGTVLPGLHDLHVHPIYAGVRERRCKIPQGSDLTATLRIVTEHASRAAPGAWILGGQWDAYALGGTPERTMLDAVAPGHPVLLEDTSGHSSWANSAALRIAGIGPGTPDPPGGIFERDATGRPTGIQRETAADLLAASAPKPDDDEVEAALEWALGEMLSYGITSFTEAAVGFTAGPRAELRAYTRLAARGAVRQRVRLSLVWSPYAPVCEEVIAHRNLYASAHITPDCVKIFLDGVPTDSHTAAMLEPYKDTVEGRGDEAGRHGMLVVAPAVLDQAVTRFDRMGITVKFHAAGDAAVRAALDAIEAARTANGHSPCMHNVGHCTFVSKADIERATRIGATFEVSPYLWRPSPICSDIAAAVGPEAVERAWPVREMLEARALVVAGSDWCVVPSVSPWSAMETLVTRQEPGGSTDRFGASQAITLEEAFDLFTVNAARQEGMAHRVGRIEPGMLADVVVVDRNPFEVPITQVHATEVRMTFVEGEQVA, from the coding sequence ATGACCGAGCAGTACGCGGATCTGATCGTCGTCGGCGGGCACGTCAGGACGCCGACCGGCCGGGCCGACGGGCTCGCCGTGCGCGCCGGTGTCATCGAGACGGTCGGCACCCGCGAGGACGTGCTGCGCAGGCGCGGGCCGGACACGCGGGTGCGGGACGTGGCCGGCGGCACCGTGCTGCCCGGCCTGCACGATCTGCACGTGCACCCGATCTACGCCGGGGTCCGCGAACGCCGCTGCAAGATCCCGCAGGGCTCCGACCTCACCGCCACCCTCCGCATCGTCACCGAGCACGCCTCCCGCGCCGCGCCCGGCGCGTGGATCCTGGGCGGGCAGTGGGACGCGTACGCCCTCGGCGGCACCCCGGAACGTACGATGCTCGACGCCGTCGCCCCCGGCCACCCGGTCCTCCTGGAGGACACCAGCGGACACAGCTCGTGGGCGAACAGCGCGGCGCTCCGCATCGCCGGCATCGGCCCCGGCACGCCGGACCCGCCGGGCGGCATCTTCGAGCGGGACGCGACCGGCCGTCCGACCGGCATCCAGCGTGAGACGGCCGCCGATCTGCTCGCGGCGTCGGCTCCGAAACCGGACGACGACGAGGTGGAGGCGGCTCTGGAGTGGGCGCTCGGGGAGATGCTCTCCTACGGGATCACGTCGTTCACCGAAGCCGCGGTCGGCTTCACCGCGGGGCCGCGGGCCGAACTGCGCGCCTACACCCGGCTCGCCGCGCGGGGCGCCGTCCGTCAGCGCGTACGCCTCAGCCTCGTGTGGTCGCCGTACGCCCCGGTGTGCGAAGAGGTGATCGCGCACCGCAACCTCTACGCGAGCGCCCACATCACGCCCGACTGCGTGAAGATCTTCCTCGACGGCGTGCCGACCGACAGCCACACGGCCGCCATGCTCGAACCGTACAAGGACACCGTGGAGGGACGGGGTGACGAGGCGGGGCGGCACGGAATGCTCGTGGTCGCGCCCGCCGTCCTCGACCAGGCGGTGACCCGGTTCGACCGGATGGGCATCACGGTCAAGTTCCACGCGGCGGGCGACGCGGCGGTCAGGGCGGCGCTCGACGCCATCGAGGCCGCCCGTACGGCCAACGGCCACAGCCCGTGCATGCACAACGTGGGTCACTGCACGTTCGTGTCGAAGGCGGACATCGAGCGCGCGACGCGGATCGGCGCGACCTTCGAAGTCTCGCCCTACCTGTGGCGGCCGTCCCCGATCTGCTCCGACATCGCGGCCGCCGTCGGCCCGGAGGCGGTCGAACGCGCCTGGCCCGTCCGGGAGATGCTCGAGGCCCGCGCACTGGTCGTGGCGGGCTCGGACTGGTGCGTCGTGCCGTCGGTGAGTCCGTGGTCGGCCATGGAGACGCTGGTGACCCGGCAGGAACCGGGAGGCAGCACCGACCGCTTCGGCGCGTCCCAGGCCATCACCCTGGAGGAGGCCTTCGACCTGTTCACGGTCAACGCCGCCCGCCAGGAAGGCATGGCGCACCGCGTCGGACGCATCGAACCCGGCATGCTCGCCGACGTCGTCGTCGTCGACCGGAACCCCTTCGAGGTACCGATCACGCAGGTCCACGCCACCGAGGTCAGGATGACGTTCGTCGAAGGGGAACAGGTCGCGTAG
- a CDS encoding lipase family protein, producing the protein MPVRTSPPAGRLTVALALTFAACTLSAGPADSTPRPAPAHTTAALPPDDFYVPPATLPEGRPGDVIRSRKVDPGTPTPRALADTWQVMYRSTDALGGPHAVTATVLVPKGGSPASRPIVGWGPGTQGPAFRCTPSRMIAKGALYEQWVINAMLKAGYAVAVPDYEGYRPGPKTTYMVGKSLGPALIDAVRAAQRLPAAGLSADAPVAFRGYSQGGGAALWAGESTADYAPELNLKGIVAGGVPGNLMEVALPLNGRPGSGFLFYALIGLDHAYPELKFGGVLNDAGRAMVADLEAGGCALEMINKYGNKSLSAYVTRSPLVDAPWVARYTENTLGAASKIKVPVFQYHATQDALVEPNQADALHKAYCAQGVPLTWKTYDTTGRPPISDHLWPIQAANAEAMTYLADRFANRPAAPDC; encoded by the coding sequence ATGCCGGTACGCACCTCCCCACCGGCGGGGCGGCTCACCGTCGCCCTCGCCCTGACCTTCGCGGCCTGCACGCTCTCCGCGGGCCCGGCGGACAGCACCCCTCGCCCGGCCCCGGCGCACACCACCGCGGCCCTGCCGCCCGACGACTTCTACGTACCGCCCGCCACCCTTCCCGAAGGCAGGCCCGGCGACGTCATCCGCTCCCGCAAGGTCGACCCCGGCACCCCGACGCCGCGCGCCCTCGCCGATACCTGGCAGGTGATGTACCGGTCCACCGACGCCCTCGGCGGACCGCACGCCGTCACCGCCACCGTCCTGGTGCCCAAGGGCGGCAGCCCCGCGTCACGGCCGATCGTCGGCTGGGGCCCCGGCACCCAGGGCCCCGCCTTCCGCTGCACCCCCTCCCGGATGATCGCCAAGGGCGCCCTGTACGAACAGTGGGTCATCAACGCCATGCTCAAGGCGGGATACGCGGTCGCCGTCCCCGACTACGAGGGCTACCGGCCGGGACCGAAGACGACGTACATGGTCGGCAAGTCACTCGGACCCGCCCTGATCGACGCGGTCCGCGCGGCCCAGCGGCTGCCCGCCGCGGGACTCTCCGCCGACGCACCCGTCGCCTTCCGCGGCTACTCGCAGGGCGGCGGCGCCGCGCTGTGGGCGGGGGAGTCCACGGCCGACTACGCGCCCGAGCTCAACCTCAAGGGCATCGTCGCGGGCGGCGTCCCCGGCAACCTCATGGAGGTCGCCCTGCCGCTCAACGGCCGCCCCGGCTCCGGCTTCCTCTTCTACGCCCTCATCGGCCTCGACCACGCCTACCCCGAGCTCAAGTTCGGCGGCGTGCTCAACGACGCGGGACGCGCCATGGTCGCCGACCTGGAAGCGGGCGGCTGCGCCCTCGAAATGATCAACAAGTACGGCAACAAGTCGCTGTCCGCGTACGTCACCCGCAGCCCGCTCGTCGACGCACCCTGGGTCGCCCGCTACACCGAGAACACCCTCGGCGCCGCCTCGAAGATCAAGGTGCCGGTATTCCAGTACCACGCGACGCAGGACGCCCTCGTCGAACCCAACCAGGCCGACGCCCTGCACAAGGCGTACTGCGCGCAGGGCGTGCCGCTGACCTGGAAGACGTACGACACCACGGGCCGCCCGCCGATCAGCGACCACCTCTGGCCGATCCAGGCGGCGAACGCCGAGGCCATGACGTATCTCGCCGACCGTTTCGCGAACCGGCCCGCCGCCCCCGACTGCTGA
- a CDS encoding PDR/VanB family oxidoreductase codes for MQQTVVEHMDRLTEDVITLTLRATAGDLAPWDPGAHIDLSLPNWLDRQYSLCGDPAMRDAYRVAVRYDPLSRGGSEYVHRFLRPGRTLGVSLPRNHFPLVPAPRYLFLAGGIGITPLLPMLRAAVAAGVPATLVYVGPALDSMPFADELLRSYEDRVRIVETGRQGRPDLHALAATLPTDTLVYCCGPATMLTAAEAAFPAERLHAERFQPVARTFGPDTAFEAVCARSGETVAVPADESLLDALAHAGHPLPAGCREGVCGSCEITVLNGTPEHRDDIGAPENRMFPCVSRAASPRLVLDL; via the coding sequence ATGCAACAGACCGTCGTCGAGCACATGGACCGGCTCACCGAAGACGTCATCACCCTCACCCTGCGCGCCACCGCGGGCGACCTCGCCCCCTGGGACCCCGGCGCCCACATCGACCTGTCGCTGCCCAACTGGCTGGACCGGCAGTACTCGTTGTGCGGTGACCCCGCGATGCGCGACGCCTACCGCGTCGCCGTCCGGTACGACCCGCTCAGTCGCGGGGGCTCGGAGTACGTCCACCGCTTCCTGCGCCCGGGCCGCACCCTCGGGGTGTCCCTCCCCCGCAACCACTTCCCGCTCGTCCCGGCGCCGCGCTATCTCTTCCTCGCCGGCGGCATAGGCATCACGCCGCTGCTTCCCATGCTCCGTGCGGCGGTCGCCGCCGGGGTTCCCGCGACGCTGGTGTACGTGGGTCCCGCGCTGGACAGCATGCCGTTCGCCGACGAACTGCTCCGCTCCTACGAGGACCGGGTGCGCATCGTGGAGACCGGCCGACAGGGCAGGCCGGACCTGCACGCCCTCGCGGCAACGCTGCCCACCGACACGCTGGTCTACTGCTGCGGGCCCGCGACGATGCTGACGGCGGCCGAAGCGGCGTTCCCCGCGGAGCGGCTGCACGCCGAACGCTTCCAGCCGGTGGCCCGCACCTTCGGCCCCGACACGGCGTTCGAGGCGGTCTGCGCCCGGTCCGGGGAGACCGTCGCCGTACCGGCCGACGAATCGCTGCTCGACGCCCTCGCCCACGCGGGACACCCCCTGCCCGCAGGCTGCCGCGAAGGCGTCTGCGGCAGCTGCGAGATCACCGTCCTGAACGGCACCCCCGAGCACCGCGACGACATCGGCGCCCCCGAGAACCGCATGTTCCCCTGCGTGTCCCGCGCCGCCTCCCCCCGCCTCGTCCTCGACCTCTGA
- a CDS encoding ATP-binding protein has protein sequence MVTLCGAGGVGKTRIAWRVAARFGSAYERRWVDLASVYDGALVGQAVITGLGLQDQTGRSSVEVLTEHLAERDVLLVLDTCEHVTDECASLAGALLDALPGLRILATSRAPLGVRHECVVPVGPMSTGPDGDAIALLTARVEQAGQAAGEPSPDRVPAHDEPDELVSLCDVLEGMPLAIELAAPLLRSASARQLNRQLAERLDLLSPDTPSDTDLTAVRPRHAGLRTSIGWSHEWCTPHERLLWARLSVFPGSFTMTAMEFVCTIKPLFGYDLTDALASLVRKSVVVREGPPGARRYRMLDTVREYGAEWLERCGERDELCLRHRDFYRHLALTGAEGWLGPRQPEVYRQAAAEHANLRAALQHCLRTDPPAALHMAADLFYFWFACGNLREGRHFLEAALASDPPHEPGRARALWVCAVVASCQGEHRIALKRATEALELATRTDDGPARAWATYAQGLALTLQGDTGPALERFEVALPLAEAAGEEIAGLLCTASHSYLLMALGELDRAQDLAERVIARAAPTEDIWVRSFGHYVIGTLDTVRGHPARAIPSLRTALEAKWLLNDAYGIAITLDTLALAAVDDGQAEWAAWLLGLGDQVWRKVGVPQLGAPDMVERRRTCEQRTRAALPPPTYERHHRAGLTLDTSTDDVPAHLREPYLLA, from the coding sequence ATGGTCACCCTGTGTGGGGCGGGCGGGGTCGGCAAGACGCGGATCGCGTGGAGGGTCGCTGCGCGGTTCGGTTCGGCGTACGAGAGGCGGTGGGTCGATCTGGCGTCGGTGTACGACGGGGCGCTCGTCGGGCAGGCGGTCATCACCGGGCTCGGGCTCCAGGACCAGACCGGGCGGTCCTCGGTGGAGGTTCTGACCGAGCATCTCGCGGAGCGGGACGTGCTCCTCGTACTCGACACGTGTGAGCATGTGACAGACGAGTGCGCCTCCTTGGCCGGTGCGTTGCTGGACGCGCTGCCGGGGCTGCGGATCCTGGCCACCAGCCGCGCTCCGCTGGGCGTGCGCCACGAGTGCGTCGTGCCGGTCGGGCCCATGTCGACCGGCCCCGATGGTGATGCGATCGCCCTGCTGACGGCACGTGTGGAGCAGGCGGGGCAGGCAGCCGGTGAGCCGTCTCCCGACCGGGTGCCCGCGCACGATGAACCCGACGAACTCGTGTCGCTGTGCGATGTGCTGGAGGGCATGCCCCTCGCCATCGAGCTGGCCGCCCCGCTGCTGCGGTCCGCCTCGGCGCGGCAGCTGAACCGTCAACTCGCCGAGCGCCTGGACCTCCTGTCGCCGGACACGCCGTCCGACACCGATCTGACAGCCGTACGTCCACGGCACGCGGGACTGCGCACCAGCATCGGCTGGAGCCACGAATGGTGCACCCCTCACGAACGGCTGCTGTGGGCCCGCCTCTCGGTGTTCCCGGGGAGCTTCACGATGACGGCGATGGAGTTCGTCTGCACCATCAAGCCACTCTTCGGGTACGACCTGACCGATGCTCTCGCCTCCTTGGTGCGCAAGTCCGTCGTGGTGCGCGAGGGGCCGCCGGGGGCCCGGCGGTACCGGATGCTGGACACGGTGCGTGAGTACGGTGCCGAGTGGCTCGAACGCTGCGGTGAGCGGGACGAACTGTGCTTGCGGCACCGGGACTTCTACCGGCATCTGGCACTGACCGGCGCAGAAGGCTGGCTCGGGCCGCGGCAGCCCGAGGTGTATCGGCAGGCGGCCGCCGAGCACGCCAATCTGCGCGCGGCCCTGCAGCACTGTCTGCGCACCGACCCTCCGGCCGCGCTGCACATGGCGGCCGACCTCTTCTACTTCTGGTTCGCGTGCGGCAACCTCCGCGAGGGCCGCCACTTCCTCGAAGCCGCCCTCGCGTCGGACCCGCCGCACGAGCCCGGACGGGCCCGGGCCCTGTGGGTGTGCGCCGTCGTCGCGTCCTGCCAGGGTGAGCACCGCATCGCGCTGAAGCGGGCCACCGAAGCTCTGGAGCTCGCGACGCGAACCGACGACGGACCCGCCCGGGCCTGGGCCACGTACGCGCAGGGCCTGGCGCTCACCCTCCAGGGGGACACCGGCCCTGCCCTGGAGCGGTTCGAAGTCGCCCTCCCGCTCGCCGAGGCCGCGGGCGAGGAGATCGCCGGGCTGCTCTGCACGGCCTCCCACAGCTACCTCCTCATGGCCCTCGGCGAACTCGACCGGGCCCAGGACCTCGCCGAACGGGTCATCGCACGCGCCGCGCCCACGGAGGACATCTGGGTCCGATCGTTCGGCCACTACGTGATCGGCACCCTCGACACGGTCCGCGGACATCCCGCCCGTGCGATCCCCTCCCTGCGCACGGCACTGGAGGCGAAGTGGCTCCTCAACGACGCGTACGGCATCGCCATAACCCTCGACACCCTCGCACTGGCGGCCGTCGACGACGGGCAGGCGGAGTGGGCGGCTTGGCTGCTGGGGCTCGGGGACCAGGTGTGGCGGAAGGTCGGCGTGCCCCAGCTGGGCGCCCCCGACATGGTCGAACGGCGCAGGACCTGCGAACAGCGGACCCGCGCCGCGTTGCCCCCGCCGACGTACGAACGCCACCACAGGGCCGGGCTGACGCTGGACACCTCGACGGACGACGTCCCTGCGCACCTGCGGGAGCCCTACCTCCTCGCGTGA
- a CDS encoding lytic transglycosylase domain-containing protein, with translation MATSTRHRNNRHRKKGGLRIRRGMSGTVVAALAMAGLTASAAPGSPLAPARHGSAPDNEPEADGWFPPAGPSADVYHTELPPLRVRNGAPEGGGGSRSAAVGTQSGIPSTVLTAYRRAETALATTDPGCRLPWQLLAAIGKVESGHARGGRVDADGTTRTPILGPVLNGGGFARISDTDDGAYDGDATYDRAVGPMQFIPSTWASWGADGNDDGRADPNNIHDAALAAGRYLCAGDRDLATRAGLDRAVLSYNHSTAYLRTVLAWLDFYRRGVHAVPDGRGPLPTSPGPGGRTPADRPVGGGVVVGPQPSHPPRPRPGDSASPRPTHPGPRPSTPGTTPRPSEPGPSHPGPSHPGPTPPGCPTPSPSDTPPPSNDPSPSDTLPPSETPLPSPSRTSTPPAPSPSGPSPSDDCPARDEQP, from the coding sequence ATGGCAACGAGCACCAGGCACCGGAACAACAGGCACCGCAAGAAGGGCGGCCTCCGTATCCGCCGCGGCATGTCGGGCACGGTCGTCGCGGCCCTCGCGATGGCCGGGCTCACCGCGTCGGCCGCGCCCGGCAGCCCCCTGGCCCCGGCCCGCCACGGCTCCGCCCCCGACAACGAACCGGAGGCCGACGGCTGGTTCCCGCCCGCCGGGCCCTCGGCCGACGTCTACCACACCGAACTCCCGCCCCTGCGCGTCCGGAACGGGGCACCCGAAGGTGGCGGCGGCAGCCGGAGCGCCGCCGTAGGGACCCAGTCCGGCATCCCGTCCACCGTCCTCACCGCCTACCGGCGCGCCGAGACCGCCCTCGCCACCACCGACCCCGGCTGCCGACTGCCCTGGCAACTCCTCGCCGCCATCGGCAAGGTGGAGTCCGGCCATGCGCGTGGCGGCCGCGTCGACGCCGACGGCACGACCCGTACGCCCATCCTCGGCCCCGTCCTCAACGGCGGCGGCTTCGCCCGGATCTCCGACACGGACGACGGGGCGTACGACGGCGACGCGACCTACGACCGGGCGGTGGGACCGATGCAGTTCATCCCCTCCACGTGGGCGAGTTGGGGCGCGGACGGCAACGACGACGGCCGCGCCGACCCGAACAACATCCACGACGCGGCACTCGCCGCGGGCCGCTACCTGTGCGCGGGCGACCGCGACCTCGCCACGCGGGCAGGCCTGGACCGGGCGGTCCTCAGCTACAACCACTCCACGGCCTACCTGCGCACGGTCCTGGCCTGGCTGGACTTCTACCGGCGCGGCGTGCACGCGGTCCCCGACGGCCGCGGCCCCCTGCCGACCAGCCCCGGGCCGGGCGGCAGGACCCCGGCGGACCGGCCGGTCGGCGGCGGCGTGGTCGTCGGCCCCCAGCCGTCGCACCCGCCCCGCCCGCGACCCGGCGACTCAGCCTCCCCACGACCGACCCATCCCGGCCCGCGCCCCTCCACCCCCGGCACGACCCCACGCCCCTCGGAGCCGGGCCCTTCCCACCCAGGCCCCTCCCACCCCGGCCCCACCCCACCCGGCTGCCCCACCCCGTCCCCCTCCGACACCCCGCCCCCGTCGAACGACCCCTCACCCTCCGACACCCTGCCCCCCTCGGAAACCCCGCTCCCCTCGCCCTCCCGGACCAGCACACCTCCGGCACCCTCCCCCTCCGGCCCCAGCCCCTCCGACGACTGCCCGGCGCGCGACGAGCAGCCCTGA
- a CDS encoding MSMEG_1061 family FMN-dependent PPOX-type flavoprotein — MTHAPARPRRISPDEVIARLGQPDPVIKEKVADRIDDYVRHFIAHSPFLTMATADAAGRADCSPRGDYPGFVKVLDEHTVALPDRPGNKIADSFRNLAENDGVGLCFFVPGVREVLRLNGSGYVTDEPDVLARMRIEAKRPELAIVVEVAEVYFHCGRALLRSRLWDPASQALAEGMPTIGEMAAAQFGLDVDPKLLEASLEDAYRKLY, encoded by the coding sequence ATGACGCATGCCCCCGCACGCCCCCGTCGGATCTCTCCGGACGAGGTCATTGCCCGCCTCGGGCAACCCGATCCCGTGATCAAGGAGAAGGTGGCGGATCGTATCGATGACTATGTACGTCACTTCATAGCCCACTCACCGTTCCTGACCATGGCCACGGCGGACGCGGCCGGACGTGCGGACTGCTCGCCGCGCGGCGACTATCCGGGCTTCGTGAAGGTCCTCGACGAGCACACCGTCGCCCTCCCCGACCGCCCCGGCAACAAGATCGCCGACTCCTTCCGCAACCTCGCGGAGAACGACGGCGTCGGGCTGTGCTTCTTCGTCCCCGGCGTGCGTGAGGTGCTGCGCCTCAACGGCAGCGGTTACGTCACCGACGAACCCGATGTGCTGGCACGGATGCGCATCGAGGCCAAGCGGCCCGAGCTGGCGATCGTCGTCGAGGTGGCCGAGGTGTACTTCCACTGCGGGCGGGCGCTGCTGCGCTCCCGGCTGTGGGACCCGGCGAGCCAGGCGCTCGCCGAGGGCATGCCGACGATCGGGGAGATGGCGGCCGCGCAGTTCGGTCTCGACGTGGACCCGAAGCTCCTGGAGGCGTCCCTGGAGGACGCCTACCGCAAGCTCTACTGA
- a CDS encoding class I SAM-dependent methyltransferase: MARTADIAERRPHYRRLLAGGVDRFFQPRRTTCPWCTSERLRHRLRSRDHVQNKPGTFVLDECRDCGHIFQNPQLTAEGLGFYYGDFYDGLGEESTAKMFAGRGSAKRFRHSARALRAHARPRRWLDVGTSHGHFCATAKEELPDTEFDGLDMGESVELAVKEGRIAAAYRGQLTGLATELAGRYDTVSMFHYLEHTLMPRSELAAARTALRPGGHLLIEVPNPESPLGRLFRGRWMPWFQPQHLHFVPIGNLCRELERIGFTIVSAHRSGNQHIPVDLACATWFWAARAMPKEDAPWLARRPGRAAVTVRWAVALAALPLVLVAYGLDLLLAPAVRRTPLSNAYRVIARLGPTNASDLRGN, translated from the coding sequence GTGGCACGGACTGCAGATATAGCCGAGCGCAGGCCCCACTACCGGCGGCTGCTGGCCGGGGGAGTGGACCGGTTCTTCCAGCCCCGGCGCACCACCTGCCCCTGGTGCACCTCCGAACGCCTCCGCCACCGGCTGCGCAGCCGGGACCATGTCCAGAACAAGCCCGGCACCTTCGTCCTCGACGAGTGCCGGGACTGCGGGCACATCTTCCAGAACCCGCAACTGACCGCCGAGGGCCTCGGCTTCTACTACGGGGACTTCTACGACGGCCTCGGCGAGGAGTCCACGGCCAAGATGTTCGCCGGACGCGGCAGCGCGAAGCGGTTCCGGCACAGCGCCCGCGCCCTGCGCGCCCATGCGCGGCCGCGCCGCTGGCTGGACGTCGGCACCTCGCACGGCCACTTCTGCGCCACGGCCAAGGAGGAGCTTCCGGATACCGAGTTCGACGGCCTCGACATGGGGGAGAGCGTCGAACTCGCCGTGAAGGAGGGGCGGATAGCCGCCGCCTATCGTGGACAACTGACCGGACTGGCAACGGAGTTGGCCGGGCGCTACGACACCGTCAGCATGTTCCACTACCTGGAGCACACGCTGATGCCGCGCAGCGAGCTCGCCGCCGCCCGCACCGCGCTCCGGCCCGGCGGGCACCTCCTCATCGAGGTCCCCAACCCCGAATCACCCCTCGGCAGGCTCTTCCGCGGCCGCTGGATGCCCTGGTTCCAGCCCCAGCACCTGCACTTCGTCCCGATCGGTAACCTCTGCCGTGAACTGGAACGCATCGGCTTCACCATCGTCTCCGCCCACCGCAGCGGCAACCAGCACATCCCGGTCGACCTCGCCTGCGCCACCTGGTTCTGGGCGGCCCGCGCCATGCCCAAGGAGGACGCGCCCTGGCTCGCCCGGCGTCCGGGGCGGGCCGCGGTCACCGTCCGCTGGGCCGTGGCGCTCGCCGCACTGCCGCTGGTCCTCGTCGCGTACGGCCTCGACCTGCTGCTCGCACCCGCCGTCCGGCGGACCCCGCTGAGCAACGCCTACCGGGTGATCGCCCGCCTCGGCCCGACCAACGCTTCCGACCTCCGGGGGAACTGA
- a CDS encoding mycofactocin-coupled SDR family oxidoreductase produces MTHGMGRLEGKVAFVTGAAGGLGRSYVQRLAEEGADLVIVDICRSVDTVPYPQSTPEELSEAVEEVEASGRRVVARQADVRDRAALQEAYDAGLAEFGQIDVVVANAGIAPLLVDDRVQAWHDAIDINLTGTFHTIEVAVPSMIDADQGGSIVIVSSTAGLVGIGGASNGGLGYAASKHGVVGLMRTYANNLAPHSIRVNSVHPTGVATRMVADPAMVEFVAQDPVLSGGSPNALPVDTIEPDDVANAVLWLASDEARYITGVTLPVDAGFINRR; encoded by the coding sequence ATGACCCACGGAATGGGGCGTCTCGAAGGCAAGGTCGCCTTCGTCACCGGCGCGGCCGGCGGCCTCGGTCGCAGCTATGTCCAACGGCTGGCGGAGGAGGGCGCCGACCTGGTCATCGTGGACATCTGCCGGTCGGTCGACACCGTGCCCTACCCGCAGTCGACGCCGGAGGAGCTGTCCGAAGCGGTCGAGGAGGTGGAGGCGTCGGGGCGCCGCGTCGTCGCCAGGCAGGCCGACGTGCGCGACCGGGCCGCCCTCCAGGAGGCGTACGACGCAGGGCTCGCCGAGTTCGGGCAGATCGACGTCGTCGTCGCCAACGCCGGAATCGCGCCGCTTTTGGTGGACGACAGAGTCCAGGCGTGGCACGACGCCATCGACATCAACCTCACCGGCACCTTCCACACCATCGAGGTGGCGGTCCCTTCGATGATCGACGCCGACCAGGGCGGCTCGATCGTCATCGTCAGCTCCACCGCGGGACTCGTCGGCATCGGCGGGGCCAGCAACGGAGGCCTCGGGTACGCCGCGTCCAAGCACGGTGTGGTCGGGCTGATGCGGACGTACGCCAACAACCTCGCCCCGCACAGCATCAGGGTGAACTCCGTGCACCCCACCGGCGTGGCCACCCGCATGGTCGCCGACCCGGCCATGGTCGAGTTCGTCGCCCAGGACCCGGTCCTGTCCGGGGGATCCCCGAACGCCCTGCCGGTGGACACCATCGAGCCGGACGATGTGGCCAACGCCGTCCTGTGGCTCGCCTCGGACGAAGCCCGCTACATCACCGGCGTCACGCTGCCCGTCGACGCCGGATTCATCAACCGCCGCTGA
- a CDS encoding TetR/AcrR family transcriptional regulator gives MSSDRRGLQPRKQPRQVRAELTRQRILDAAAHVFAEYGYAAGTTNRIAERARVSIGSLYQYYPNKDAILVELLIRHLDAGMAAIEAAQPDQDALRTRPVESILRSYVGNVIDSHRDDPQLLRVMMEQGPRAPELLERVAQNETRSIAYAHRLLRNHPEVRVVDVDVAARLVVSTVEMVVHKVMAGPGDVDRARFEDELVTMLTRYLTGGPPAAEGR, from the coding sequence ATGTCGTCCGACCGACGTGGACTTCAGCCACGTAAACAGCCCCGTCAGGTCCGGGCGGAGCTGACCCGGCAGCGCATACTCGACGCCGCTGCTCACGTTTTCGCCGAGTACGGGTACGCCGCGGGGACCACCAACCGCATCGCGGAGCGGGCCCGCGTCTCGATCGGATCGCTGTACCAGTACTACCCGAACAAGGACGCGATCCTGGTCGAGCTGCTGATCCGGCACCTCGACGCGGGGATGGCCGCCATCGAGGCGGCCCAGCCGGACCAGGACGCGCTGCGGACGCGGCCCGTCGAGAGCATCCTGCGCTCCTACGTCGGGAACGTGATCGACAGCCACCGCGACGACCCGCAGCTGCTCCGCGTCATGATGGAACAGGGACCGCGCGCCCCGGAGTTGCTGGAGCGCGTGGCGCAGAACGAGACGCGGAGCATCGCCTACGCCCACCGGCTGCTCCGCAACCACCCCGAGGTGCGGGTCGTGGACGTCGACGTCGCCGCCCGGCTCGTCGTCTCCACGGTGGAGATGGTGGTGCACAAGGTGATGGCGGGGCCGGGCGACGTCGACCGGGCGCGGTTCGAGGACGAGCTCGTCACGATGCTCACCCGGTACCTGACGGGCGGACCACCGGCCGCGGAGGGCCGGTAG